From a region of the Mercurialis annua linkage group LG1-X, ddMerAnnu1.2, whole genome shotgun sequence genome:
- the LOC126664570 gene encoding uncharacterized protein LOC126664570, producing the protein MMLQDVTDPMLCRVFPATLQGSAQKWYSYLKAGSIGSFFDLATRFKARFRTNIPMQKGSSDLKKCKQGDQETLKNFVERFNKEAVQIENLNHDTAIEAMKIGTRFEELRDKILMKKPTTFQDLMLIAHKYVELDEARRTLTKQSETTKQDNSKYRGKKEEERPRTQRFGGSSRPYDFTPLNRAPVYILSWMKQNRVMFNTPRRMDPDKERDKSKYCRFHEGYGHDTDRCWNLKREIEQLIQSDVLRKFVHEKTGEKRKGDTTEKEEQNKKAKEVAGVIHVIDGGEPYSNSQKKKRNRRGSATIFAIEREIAQEVSFGPEDGGHVRGTHNDALVIEAVIRNHRVKRILIDEGKLGEKTEGPLKKLHAQFNVVDLPLAYNGIFGRPFLYQSSAVTSIRLLTLKIPTSEGTVVRGSQEMARECCMITTEEGESLPIATFPGMVLDEEEVGGVEPVGDMEDFEITTTKVVKVGTDVPKEVKEGIQSILKNNAESFAIEPAEIKGVDPKIASHKLNIKPGSRPVVQKKRRLAEERWKVIADEVKVLEVAGFIREV; encoded by the exons ATGATGCTGCAAGACGTGACGGACCCAATGCTCTGTAGAGTGTTCCCAGCAACATTGCAAGGCTCGGCACAGAAGTGGTACTCATATCTCAAGGCTGGCTCAATCGGTTCCTTTTTCGATTTGGCCACAAGATTCAAAGCGCGCTTCAGGACCAACATCCCAATGCAGAAAGGTTCCAGCGacttaaaaaaatgtaaacaaGGAGACCAAGAAACGTTGAAGAATTTTGTGGAAAGATTCAATAAAGAGGCGGTCCAAATCGAGAATCTTAATCACGACACAGCCATAGAGGCCATGAAGATTGGGACCCGATTTGAAGAGCTCCGAGACAAAATTCTGATGAAAAAGCCAACCACCTTCCAAGACTTAATGCTGATAGCACACAAGTATGTAGAACTAGACGAAGCAAGGAGAACTTTGACCAAGCAGTCGGAGACAACGAAACAAGACAACTCCAAATATCGAGGAAAGAAAGAGGAGGAGAGACCCCGAACGCAGAGATTCGGAGGATCGAGCAGACCTTATGACTTCACGCCACTGAACCGAGCCCCAGTCTATATACTCAGCTGGATGAAGCAAAACCGGGTGATGTTCAACACCCCCAGAAGAATGGACCCAGACAAGGAACGAGACAAGAGCAAGTACTGTCGCTTTCATGAGGGCTATGGCCACGACACAGATCGCTGCTGGAATCTTAAAAGAGAGATAGAACAACTAATCCAATCTGACGTGCTGAGGAAATTCGTCCACGAAAAGACAGGAGAAAAGAGGAAAGGAGACACCACAGAAAAAGAAGAACAGAACAAGAAAGCCAAAGAGGTCGCAGGGGTAATACATGTTATCGATGGAGGTGAGCCTTACAGCAACTCCCAAAAGAAGAAGAGGAACAGAAGAGGTTCTGCGACAATTTTCGCAATTGAAAGGGAAATAGCTCAAGAAGTCTCGTTCGGCCCAGAAGATGGAGGACACGTACGAGGAACTCACAATGATGCATTGGTGATAGAAGCAGTGATAAGAAACCACCGGGTCAAGCGTATCCTAATAGATGAAGGAA AGCTAGGTGAGAAGACCGAGGGGCCACTCAAGAAACTACATGCCCAGTTCAACGTGGTAGATTTACCTCTAGCATATAACGGAATCTTCGGCAGACCATTCTTATACCAATCAAGCGCAGTAACTAGCATCAGGTTACTGACTTTAAAGATACCCACCTCAGAGGGAACAGTAGTAAGGGGAAGCCAAGAAATGGCCAGGGAGTGTTGTATGATAACAACAGAAGAAGGAGAAAGCTTACCGATCGCCACTTTTCCTGGGATGGTCTTAGACGAAGAAGAAGTAGGAGGCGTAGAACCAGTCGGAGACATGGAGGACTTCGAAATAACTACAACCAAAGTAGTAAAGGTAGGGACAGATGTCCCAAAAGAGGTGAAAGAGGGAATACAGTCCATCCTAAAGAACAACGCGGAGTCGTTCGCTATAGAACCAGCAGAAATCAAAGGAGTTGATCCAAAAATAGCTTCACACAAGCTAAACATAAAGCCAGGGAGCAGACCCGTGGTACAGAAGAAGCGGCGATTAGCAGAGGAGAGGTGGAAGGTTATCGCAGACGAAGTTAAAGTGCTAGAAGTGGCTGGTTTCATCCGAGAAGTATAG